A window from Ignavibacteriota bacterium encodes these proteins:
- a CDS encoding VOC family protein: MGGIFFHSPDPVSGAWYKDHLGIDVQEWGGTAFSWTDPEGTPTGGTTIWTIGDAKSNSFAPGTAPFMINYRVADLHALVKALKAEGCNVLDKIDESEYGKFAWVMDPDGNKVELWEPPAGQ; encoded by the coding sequence ATAGGTGGGATCTTCTTCCATTCTCCCGATCCCGTCTCCGGGGCCTGGTACAAAGATCACCTCGGGATCGACGTTCAGGAGTGGGGAGGAACCGCTTTCAGTTGGACGGATCCGGAGGGCACGCCGACCGGGGGAACCACGATATGGACGATCGGCGACGCAAAAAGCAATTCCTTTGCTCCCGGTACTGCGCCGTTCATGATCAATTATCGTGTGGCCGATCTGCATGCCCTGGTGAAGGCCCTTAAGGCCGAAGGATGTAACGTACTCGACAAGATCGATGAGTCGGAGTACGGAAAGTTCGCCTGGGTCATGGACCCCGATGGGAA